In the genome of Impatiens glandulifera chromosome 6, dImpGla2.1, whole genome shotgun sequence, the window GGCTGCCATTAACCATCACATCCATtcacatgatatatatatatatgattaaagaCTCGTTTAGGTTAATGTATAGTGCAAAAACACATGTCTCCAATGTGTATGAGTTCGAGTCTTCATAATcagacataaaaaaaaactagaaggGGAGATACCAATACCTTTCTGCATAGCAACAAGATATCGGTGAAGTACTCTGATTCTGCTGTTCAGCATCTTGATGGCACTATGAATGCCACTAAGGTGGGCAgccactacaaaaaaaaaaaacatatttaaaatgtagACTCAACATTTCGTTAAGCTATTCTCTACCAGGAATGTCTCCTTCCACATTAACATGTAATTCAGGACTACattgataaaagataaagagagACTGAGGGCTCACATTGGGTCGCAGCAGAACCTCCATCAGAAGGTTTAAGATTGGCAACATGATTAACAGAGATACGTTCTGCTTCTACAGTCTATTTAGCAACGAAGAGTGACTTGATAACAATACTTCCAAACAGTAGTAACTAATTAGTATGCAAttcaagaaagaaaaaaaaaaacagtactACCTCAATGGTGTAACTCGATCTAACAAAAGTAAGTTGTGGATTTCCATCAATAATGTGCAACTCTAAGCAGTGAAGATTTATCCCATGCCATCAAAAAGGTAAGTTCCATCAGTAAAAGTAACAATCAAGAGGTAAAATGGAGCAGATCCCATAGCAACCATCATATGTGATTCCCCAGCCTAAAGTACACTTCAAAACATATAATCATGCCTTAAAAATCACGATTGTGTCCTAATTCTACATAAAATGCTTAATCTTCCCAAATTAAACAGCAAAGTGGAATTTTTAGCTTCTGAAGTAATACCTAACAGCATTCCTGTTGCAGTTTCTACCACTTTACTGGAAAATGGAaccttcattttcaaaatcacTCAAGGCGGATGCAAACATGCATTTACATGTGAAAAAATAGCAAATTTGTACATAAACCATTTCAGATGGAGTAAATTTTGAGGGGCTAATTTGCTCCTGTTGCATTATTTTGACGACAatgttttcatttaattagtATATGGACTAATTCGCTCCAAATTGAAGTAGTACAgcaaattttctcttttttccttTACAAGTGGATCAATTACCATGGTTGTTGTTATGATGATAACATTATTAGAGTTATAATGCCAACAAAAATGCTCATTGCAATGCAAAGTTTGTTAAGTGTATtcatgaaaataacaaataaatagagCATGGATAACCTCAAATATTACAGGAATTCCAGTTGgcataaataattgaaatgattACTTTATGAAGTTTTCCACTAAAAGAAAAGCATGAAACTGCATTAGTGCAACTCATGATGAGGAATATTAGAGATGATAGGTTAGAGGGGAATAATTGTCCTAAGTCATAGATGAGAAAAAAAGGATAATCCAAAGAGATGAGAAATTAGAAATTGATCTTGGTTCATATTCCGCATATTCTAAAAGGATTATGTCCTACTATACTGAGTTACATAACTACTTTTAACTACTAACATAACTATCTTTAACTAATATTAATCACTTATAACTTACTACTAATTAACTACAAGactaattatctatttttttatactaattataATAAGGCTACCTGTACATTAACAGACTACTACTATTCGTTGATAGGTCCTGCAATCATCGGCTCTAACAGATCTTGATAGGAAACCATTATTGAGATCAAGTACATTTCATATCTGTGAAATATATAGAGGTAACAAGACAGTCTAGCCCACTCACCACTTTCATAGATAGTCAATGGAAGATCCTTTTGCATGTGATTGATAGAAGGATTGAGAAGGACATACAATGGGTTCTCATTGATATCCATCAACTGTCAAATGAAGCATCTATTACCATTTAAGAATAAGAATATGTTCAATGGACAATAACtacaaaaatgaagaagaagaaagagactATGGTAAACCATAAGAGCATTACAAGAAAAGAAACACCAAAGCTGCAAGAGAAGAGTATCATTTCCAATATATTAACATAGGTAGAAATAATGTAACATAGCTTCTGGTACTGGCCAGTCTTTCTTTCTGTCCGGAAGTTGTAGGGACCAATAAAATAAGTGAGGGCAAGAtgaaatgaaattcaaataattagtGATTGTAGTCCCTCTAATGACTAGTTCCTCATGATTTCATCCATAGAGTTTGGAGTAACCATTTTGTCCATTGATTGGAAACATAATGTTTACTAAGCTTGAATATTATACTCCAGCACTCAAATCTACTTCAGGACTCAAAATCCAAGTATCCGATAATGTATAATTCAGCCAATGCACTCACATTAATTAGGTAGGAAAATAGTATATCTGCACTTATCGGACAAAGTACACAGACAAGAGTTGGACATTGATAAGTGAATGTGCAGCTAAAAATACTTCCCTTCCTAGTAGGCTAGTGTGGAAGTTTGCCCTTAGATGCCACAGCTATAAAACAAGTATAAACTGTGTAATTTTGTGCAGTCAGAAAAGAATAGGCAACCAAATAAGTAAAGGAAAGGATCATCTACAGGAGATGCATTCATCTATAGATAGATCAAACTTTAGGTTCGCAGAATCTCAAACTTACGGCTTTATGAATATGCATGTCCGAGTCTTGGGCCTCATTACCAGTAGAATACCATCCAAGTACATAGTAATTGGGAAAGGCTCTCTTATCTGgatcaattataaaaatgtcATACTCCAAAGATAATTAACAAGTAGCAGAAGAAACCAGGCTAAAAAGCTCACAAtccacaaacaaacaaacaaacaaacaaacaaacaaacaaacgcCAAAGACACGAAGATATAagagtgagagagagagagagagagagagagagaatacGGACAGAGGTCTTGCTTCTTTTCCAAGAAGGATCGGTCGAGTGAGTGAGTGGAAGGATGAAAGAAAAGCTCAAAGCTGTTGAAGATCTCGACAGTACGGCCTCTCTGAATACCGATGACGCAACCAAAGACCCTAGGTGGAGTGGAAAGCTCGGAGGATTGTGATTGACACTTGAGTCTTGTATAGTGATCAGAAATGTTAAGTATCACCAATGGATGGAGCTTGAAAGTAAGTCCGCTGCTCAAAGACGATGACATTCTCCTCCCTCGCCCCGTCCGTCGCCGCCGAAGAAGAAGATCGGAATAAAATCCAAATCCCTCACTATATATGAATGattcttacaaatatattatagattttttattttatttttgcgtTTGGTTCATTACCTATAagaaatttgaatattaataacataattgacagcatacaaaaaaaaaaaaggaaatgaaaatgAATTCTTAATTCCTTGgcctctttctttttctttatattagATAGTTAGTTAAGTTAGTTATAACTGCAGCTGAAGATGGTACTGCATGACAAGCCTCTCCACTGTGTTCCTACTGATAACCTTCTTCCAGTACAGCTCTCTCAAAACAGAGGAGGCCAGCCCCTTCTCCTCTTCATGAGCCATTCCTTCCACCAATATCGTGTAAGTTGTCTCGTTAGGCATGTACCCTTTCTCGATCATCTCCTCGTAAATTTCCAGGGCCAAGTCAGTTCGGCTCGATTTGCATAGCCCAAGAACAAGCGCATTGAAGTTGTCTATATCCGGTTTTCGCTTTGGCTTTTCTGCACCATTCTCCTCATCCTCTTCTTGCATTATGCGCAACACCTCAATTGCTTCTTCCAGCATACCCTCCATGCACATCCCTCTTATCAGGGACGAATACGTAAATGAATCCGGCGTAAACCCAGACTTTGTCACCATTTCGTATAGAAGTTGAAACCCTTCATAAGTATTCCCTTTTCTACACAGGCTAGAAACAACATTTCTGTAAAAATCATGCAGAGAGTTGTTATTTTGGTTTTGCTTACCACTCAAACTCTGTATTATTATGAAAGCCTCTTTCATTTTCCCTTCCCTACACAGGACGGAGATGGCGTTATAGGTTCCATCATTAGGAACGCAACGCCTGTTATATATCATCTGGTCTAAGCACTTGACCACGGCATCAACATCGCCCTTTTTGCAGAGGCTGGCAACAACCGGGTTGAATGTTGAAGCCGTGGGCTTAAACGGGCCATTGAACATCTCCTCCAATAAGTGAAGTGCGTCGTCAGTTCGCCCGTGAAAGGCCAGCGCTCCGATCAATATGTTATAGGTCACTGCCGACGGGGAGCTGTCCTCGTGACCCCCCGCCATCATCTCTGCAAGAAGCTGGTTTGCTTCGTCCCACCGACCTTGGTAACCCAAGCTCCTTAACAGGATGTTATAGCTGACAACATTCGGAGTAAAACCTTTTGATGGCAAACTCCTGAAAAACATAATGGCCTCGTGAATTCGGCCTTCCTTGCACAAACCAGTGAGTATGACGTTGTAGCTTACCAAATTGGGCTGTCCGCCTTTGCCAATAATAATCTCGTCCAACAGCCTCATAGCTTCATCGACTCCTTTTTCCTTGTAAGCAGCCTCGAGAAGGAAAGAGTAGGTGAAAGCATTAGGGACAATGAGTCCCTTTTGCATCAGCTTCTCCAAGAACTCAAAGCTCTGCTTCAAGTTGCCTTTCATACACAGCCCCTTGACAAGAGAGTTATAGGTAACAGTATTGGCTGGGTATCCAAATTCCTCCATTTTCTCAACCAGCTGCATGGCATGGCCGACATTTCCCCTCTTGCACAAGTGATCCACCAAGAAAGTGTAGGATGCAGGATCAGGGGTAGAACCCGAAATGACCATCATCTCCATGACTCTGGTGGCCTTTCTGAGTTTATTCATCTTGCAAAGATCGTATAAGAGCTGAGTGGCTTGAAACATATCTGCCTTGTGTCCCTTCCCGACCATGTATTCAAGAAAAAGGAATGCATCATTCAATTTATGGTCCTTGGTTCTGGGGTCGTTCTTGGTTGTCCTCCAATTGGGCAGACTAAATACGGAAGCATCTTTATCATCTTTATCTTTATCGTTATCTTTAGGAGATACGGTCGACATTTGAGTGTAAGCCCAAACCTTAAACAAAttactcttctttttcttcttcttgttgaaTGAGAGATGACAAAGATTTTGATAATGGAAAAGGtacccaccaccaccaccataaGGGTTTCTCGAGTTTTCTGAAGTTGTCATAGGAGACACCATCGAATTTAGCAGGACCGCCATGAATCTCCCTCTAATCTTACAGCTAGAAGTtaaagaatgaatgaatgaatggatGGATGGATGCTTACTGCTGAAATGGATGAAGTGAAATCAAAGGGATTAGTAGTCTCTCTCTCAAAATTTGCTGCAACTCTTTCTTTGTCAACCAAGTCCCGGCCCATCCATAGCTgcgacagacagacagacagacagacataCGTTATCCGATTATCATGGAGTGTGGAAATGCACGCGCCACTGTGGCGGGTACCCaatctcttctctctctccccgtctttcttttttttcttctttcacaCGCACTAACGCACACCACCAACTCGACCTCTCTTTCTTTTTAGttgttcattattatatatcttttataaaaataaaatatcttataaatcaATCTAGTTGTTGTTATAAGTGTTGTGAGAgttataattaactttatttctaaaaatttttagtatataatttttatttttatttttggtcaaagttttttaattataatccTCACTAGCATTGTGGTGTTAAAGAAACGATAAACAACCGTAATTGGtgttaaataaatgataaacaAAGGAAATAACAAGAAGAGGTATAGGTAGAGATGcttaagagatttttttttactatatttgtCGATTCCTAGTTGTGGGTAGTTATTGCAAAATCatgtgaatttattttttaagttttgtgATTTTTCCattgtttataattttcaatcaaTCTACTCGTGGGTAGACAGACCATGGCAACAGTAAGAGTGGAGTTAGAAATCAATTAACTGAATTCATCCTTATTCCAATATTGGTTGAGTAGAAATATTACACAATCAATGTTTCTTAAGATCAAAACCCTAAAGTATGAGGAAGATcataggaggaggaggagaatggaaagagaaattaaGGAGTCAGATTCATAATTTGCATCCAATCAACAACAGGAAGAGTACTTACTAGTTAGGTTACAGGTGGGACATGAATATGTAGACAAATTCATTAGTCATTACTTAATCAAAACAAACCAACAGCATTGAACACAATCAACAAGAAAGATTACAAATGGTTCAGTGTCATACTTTATGTGCTTTTAAGgagagaagaaaataaaaatggctATTTCCtctacttaaaaaaaaacaaaaaaaactaggCTATCTATTTCCTCTACTTAATCACAATGAAGAAGATAGTTCTCCATAATTATCAGCAAACCATGCATGCCTTTGATGTACTTCCTTTCTCGAATTCAAGGAACCTAATCTACATGGATGATGGTAGCAAACCCAATTAGATCCGTCTTCTTTGATGCATCAGAACCATGATTCGTCATCAACTTCATCTATTAGATAGTTTATAACGTATATGACTAGCCTGCAAAATCAGAGAGAGCAATCATCATTCCAAGTcctaaatacaaatatttatttatgttttctaGTTGCTAGTTCATCGAACCACTTGTCATGTGATGCAGTCCTGTGACTCTTCCATTGAAACAAATACTGTATCAAGTAATCAATCGCAAGacaattggaaaaaaaaaaaataccaggCAAATTGAAGAAGCTCTTATCCTATTTCAAGGAGTAAAAGGGCCTAAACATACTGATACTGGCGAAAGGGTTAGGGCTAATAATCCTAAGAAAGGTTGATCTGGCAAAAGGAGTTGGAATGTTTTGTCTAGCGGTTGTTTGTTAGGGTAGAATGGCATCATAAATATAGGAGGACTTGTTAGAAATTCAATATGCTGAAAATTTGTACTATTCTACATGCACGCACAGGTAAGAATCTAGAATTCTTAGGGTCATTAGCCCTAACCCTGTTTCCCGTATCACATACACACGTACAGGTAAGAATCTAGAATTCGATAAAATGTCATCTAGCTCTTTGTTTACAAGAAAGATTGATAGGAGGATAACTCTATGTTTCTGGGTTGCTACATAAGAGCATACGAGCAAACCTGACAAACACTATCAATAGCATTACAAGGTAAAAGCTCAGCTTGATGTATCGATACTTATTCTGAGATTGCAGACTCCTAAAAACTTCAGTTACATCAATAAGGTGTTGTCTCTTTAAGAACCTGAAACATAAAAACAACAAGCCTAGCGTGAGAAATGTTTCATCCTAAACCAATATTAgggtataaataaataattggagCTGCTTGGAGCTTTGAGATGTAATAGTTGATCAATAAAAGGTGGACTATGTCAATAAAACCCTACCAATGGCTAACATTGAAAGCACCTCTGCAATACAAATTTCATCTCactgtttgatgtaggttattaAAATCATGCTATTTGACTAAAAATACATTAGGGAAATAGATAGAAtgaataaatgatttaattttttttttaaataggaaTTTTGTTTCATGATTTAAATGATGTAATTGATGAGTAGATAGTTGACTGCACAGTGGGTTGTTTTGATGGCATTATTGTCAAATGATGAGTTTTGTTGAAGGTTTTAGTGGTGATTATTCATCAACCTATGATTTAGGGGCACTCACAGATTTGTAC includes:
- the LOC124942734 gene encoding pentatricopeptide repeat-containing protein At1g79080, chloroplastic — protein: MAVLLNSMVSPMTTSENSRNPYGGGGGYLFHYQNLCHLSFNKKKKKKSNLFKVWAYTQMSTVSPKDNDKDKDDKDASVFSLPNWRTTKNDPRTKDHKLNDAFLFLEYMVGKGHKADMFQATQLLYDLCKMNKLRKATRVMEMMVISGSTPDPASYTFLVDHLCKRGNVGHAMQLVEKMEEFGYPANTVTYNSLVKGLCMKGNLKQSFEFLEKLMQKGLIVPNAFTYSFLLEAAYKEKGVDEAMRLLDEIIIGKGGQPNLVSYNVILTGLCKEGRIHEAIMFFRSLPSKGFTPNVVSYNILLRSLGYQGRWDEANQLLAEMMAGGHEDSSPSAVTYNILIGALAFHGRTDDALHLLEEMFNGPFKPTASTFNPVVASLCKKGDVDAVVKCLDQMIYNRRCVPNDGTYNAISVLCREGKMKEAFIIIQSLSGKQNQNNNSLHDFYRNVVSSLCRKGNTYEGFQLLYEMVTKSGFTPDSFTYSSLIRGMCMEGMLEEAIEVLRIMQEEDEENGAEKPKRKPDIDNFNALVLGLCKSSRTDLALEIYEEMIEKGYMPNETTYTILVEGMAHEEEKGLASSVLRELYWKKVISRNTVERLVMQYHLQLQL
- the LOC124942742 gene encoding COP9 signalosome complex subunit 6a-like gives rise to the protein MSSSLSSGLTFKLHPLVILNISDHYTRLKCQSQSSELSTPPRVFGCVIGIQRGRTVEIFNSFELFFHPSTHSLDRSFLEKKQDLYKRAFPNYYVLGWYSTGNEAQDSDMHIHKALMDINENPLYVLLNPSINHMQKDLPLTIYESELHIIDGNPQLTFVRSSYTIETVEAERISVNHVANLKPSDGGSAATQLAAHLSGIHSAIKMLNSRIRVLHRYLVAMQKGDIPCEKSLLREVSSLLRRLPAIKSEKFQDDFLMEYNDTLLVAYLAMLTNCSSTMNELVQKLNTAYHVRHTRRGGRLLAFS